A portion of the Corynebacterium rouxii genome contains these proteins:
- the cysK gene encoding cysteine synthase A, whose amino-acid sequence MAKIYDSILDTVGNTPLIKLNRLDKDLPGNVVVKVEFFNPANSVKDRIGKAIVDAAEVSGELKPGGTIVEATSGNTGIALALVGAARGYNVVLTMPETMSLERRVMLRAYGAEIVLTSGAAGMQGAVDKANEIVAERENAILASQFKNAANPEIHRRTTGEEIWNDTDGQVDIFVAGVGTGGTVTGAGETLKKHNPDIKVYAVEPAASALLTTGKAGPHKIQGLGANFIPSVLNQKVYEEVITVTNEDAISTSRQLAAQEGILGGISAGANLKAALELAALPENEGKTIVTVVPDYGERYVSTVLFDDIRD is encoded by the coding sequence ATGGCTAAAATTTACGACAGCATCCTCGACACCGTGGGCAATACCCCACTGATTAAGCTTAATCGCCTCGACAAAGACCTCCCCGGCAACGTTGTGGTCAAAGTTGAGTTTTTTAACCCTGCAAATTCTGTGAAAGACCGCATTGGTAAGGCAATCGTCGACGCAGCAGAAGTCTCCGGCGAACTTAAGCCAGGCGGCACCATCGTAGAAGCAACCTCTGGCAACACCGGTATCGCACTCGCACTCGTTGGTGCAGCCCGCGGCTACAACGTTGTGCTCACCATGCCAGAAACCATGTCCCTCGAGCGCCGCGTCATGCTACGTGCCTACGGTGCCGAGATCGTCCTCACCTCCGGCGCCGCCGGCATGCAAGGTGCCGTAGACAAGGCAAACGAAATCGTCGCAGAACGCGAAAACGCCATCCTTGCCAGCCAGTTTAAAAACGCTGCCAACCCAGAAATCCACCGCCGTACTACCGGCGAAGAAATCTGGAACGATACCGACGGACAGGTCGACATCTTCGTCGCAGGCGTGGGTACCGGCGGAACCGTCACCGGCGCTGGTGAAACCCTAAAGAAGCACAACCCAGACATCAAGGTCTACGCCGTCGAGCCAGCAGCCTCCGCCCTACTCACCACCGGCAAGGCAGGCCCGCACAAGATCCAAGGCCTTGGCGCAAACTTCATCCCAAGCGTTCTTAACCAGAAGGTCTACGAAGAAGTCATCACCGTCACTAACGAGGACGCAATATCCACTTCACGCCAGCTCGCTGCACAAGAAGGCATCCTGGGCGGTATCTCCGCCGGCGCTAACCTCAAGGCAGCACTTGAGCTTGCAGCGCTTCCAGAAAACGAAGGCAAGACCATCGTCACCGTCGTACCTGACTACGGCGAGCGCTACGTCTCCACCGTCTTGTTCGACGATATTCGCGACTAA
- the epsC gene encoding serine O-acetyltransferase EpsC yields MYRLVKTIREDLANAREHDPAARSDAENAIVYSGLHAIWSHRIAHVLWQKNLKGPARILAQFTRFLTGVEIHPGATIGRRFFIDHGMGIVIGETAEIGDGVMLYHGVTLGGQVLTQTKRHPTVEDDVVIGAGAKVLGPITIGKGSAIGANAVVTKDVPANHIAVGIPATNRPRGADEKIKLVDPDYYI; encoded by the coding sequence ATGTACAGGCTTGTCAAGACGATCCGCGAAGACCTAGCGAACGCCCGCGAACACGACCCAGCGGCTCGCAGCGACGCAGAAAACGCCATCGTTTACTCAGGGCTCCACGCAATCTGGAGCCACCGCATCGCCCACGTACTGTGGCAGAAAAACCTCAAAGGTCCCGCTAGGATCCTCGCCCAATTCACGCGATTTCTCACCGGTGTAGAAATCCACCCCGGAGCCACCATCGGACGTCGATTCTTCATCGACCACGGAATGGGTATCGTCATCGGCGAAACCGCCGAAATTGGCGACGGAGTTATGCTCTACCACGGCGTAACCCTAGGCGGACAGGTGCTTACCCAAACAAAACGCCACCCTACTGTTGAAGACGACGTGGTTATCGGCGCAGGCGCCAAAGTCTTAGGCCCCATTACCATCGGCAAGGGCAGCGCCATCGGCGCCAACGCCGTAGTGACCAAGGACGTCCCCGCCAACCACATTGCTGTCGGAATCCCCGCCACCAACCGCCCCCGTGGCGCCGACGAAAAAATCAAACTCGTCGACCCCGATTACTACATCTGA
- a CDS encoding transposase — protein MAHSKAINASQLDARGHVTKRLPEDLVAENARLRRENQKLRDTNELLKATSAFFASEPDLKR, from the coding sequence GTGGCACACAGCAAGGCAATAAACGCAAGCCAGCTCGACGCGAGGGGACACGTTACTAAACGGTTGCCTGAGGACCTTGTGGCAGAAAACGCACGGTTGCGTCGAGAAAATCAAAAGCTACGCGACACCAACGAGTTACTGAAAGCCACCTCAGCTTTTTTCGCATCCGAACCAGACCTAAAACGTTAA
- a CDS encoding integrase core domain-containing protein — MSTAPHKNELIHTRTWNDVVDVEIVTFEWVTWWNELRLHQSLGYRILAEVEAEFWEHHTGREILEIKANA; from the coding sequence ATGTCAACGGCCCCTCACAAGAATGAGCTGATTCATACCCGCACTTGGAATGATGTGGTCGACGTGGAAATCGTGACGTTCGAGTGGGTTACGTGGTGGAATGAGTTACGGCTTCACCAGAGTTTGGGCTATCGCATCTTGGCTGAGGTCGAAGCCGAGTTTTGGGAGCATCACACCGGTCGAGAAATATTAGAAATCAAGGCAAATGCCTAG
- a CDS encoding S1 family peptidase translates to MFSIKKMALGVSIFITLGGTVFISSATGVIAAEESQPWDELYPQASSTTPVHDDRVARIEIKKIPNDKTEQQTVLACTANHLGSGLWITAKHCLTSTEEKREIIQSDGDRATIKKVHFAEEGVDLAILETDNPAISSDFFTLPEENPNSSDVLTLIGFAAVHSYASEAQVSVTEGVQDNYVLWQKYKQSFKTVSVTDSRTCSGDSGGAVYSRNKIVGIHSAGPLNKECEGKQGSVMLHTAIFPSREWIERIIHHLDKDLEHSNGKNIAPFSSMSSTNLSLSM, encoded by the coding sequence ATGTTTTCCATTAAGAAAATGGCTCTTGGAGTGTCTATATTCATTACCTTAGGGGGTACAGTTTTCATCTCTTCGGCTACAGGTGTGATAGCTGCTGAAGAGTCTCAACCATGGGATGAGCTCTATCCTCAAGCTTCCAGTACTACGCCCGTTCATGATGACCGTGTGGCAAGAATCGAGATAAAAAAAATCCCAAATGATAAGACCGAGCAACAAACAGTTCTAGCTTGCACGGCGAACCATTTAGGTAGTGGTTTATGGATAACGGCAAAACATTGCTTAACGAGCACTGAAGAGAAAAGGGAAATCATACAGTCCGACGGAGATAGAGCCACTATTAAAAAAGTGCACTTTGCCGAAGAAGGGGTTGACTTGGCAATCCTAGAAACCGACAATCCGGCTATTTCCTCAGATTTTTTTACCCTTCCTGAAGAAAACCCGAATTCTTCCGATGTATTAACCCTAATTGGTTTTGCTGCAGTGCACTCTTACGCGTCAGAAGCGCAAGTATCTGTTACTGAAGGAGTTCAAGATAACTATGTCCTTTGGCAAAAATATAAGCAGTCATTCAAAACGGTTTCAGTCACGGATTCGAGAACCTGTAGCGGAGATTCGGGCGGAGCAGTTTACTCTAGAAATAAAATCGTTGGAATACACTCAGCTGGACCCCTTAACAAAGAATGTGAGGGAAAACAGGGGAGCGTTATGCTGCACACAGCTATTTTTCCGTCTCGCGAATGGATAGAAAGGATCATCCATCACTTGGATAAAGATCTTGAACATAGCAATGGAAAAAATATTGCGCCTTTCAGTTCCATGAGCAGCACTAATCTTTCTTTGAGTATGTGA
- a CDS encoding transcriptional regulator: protein MKMNEAFEGIDPLIHSPNRLGVMACLASVDSATYQSLKEELGLSYSSLSKSISSLEESGMVNVSKRFIGKKATTDLFLTRQGKKAYFSYLACLDRIVMGFSPSEK from the coding sequence ATGAAAATGAATGAAGCTTTCGAAGGGATCGATCCTCTAATTCATTCTCCAAACCGGCTAGGCGTGATGGCATGTCTCGCTTCGGTAGATTCGGCTACATATCAGTCCCTAAAAGAAGAACTAGGGCTTAGCTATTCTTCTTTATCGAAAAGCATTAGCTCTTTAGAAGAATCAGGAATGGTGAATGTTTCGAAAAGATTCATTGGGAAAAAGGCTACAACTGACTTATTTTTGACTAGGCAAGGAAAGAAGGCCTACTTTTCATATCTTGCATGTCTTGATCGCATCGTTATGGGATTTTCCCCTTCGGAAAAGTAA
- a CDS encoding transposase — protein sequence MAHSKAINASQLDARGHVTKRLPEDLVAENARLRREKHQLRDTNELLKATSAFFASEPDLKR from the coding sequence GTGGCACACAGCAAGGCAATAAACGCAAGCCAGCTCGACGCGAGGGGACACGTTACTAAACGGTTGCCTGAGGACCTTGTGGCAGAAAACGCACGGTTGCGTCGAGAAAAACACCAGCTACGCGACACCAACGAGTTACTGAAAGCCACCTCAGCTTTTTTCGCATCCGAACCAGACCTAAAACGTTAA
- a CDS encoding GNAT family N-acetyltransferase, whose amino-acid sequence MSDIQVRHEKADKQFVIAVDGEDAGFAGYTERDDRRNFSHTVIDPRFRGQGLSQLLIQQALEATHADGLGAIATCSAVVGFVQKNPEFRDYLA is encoded by the coding sequence ATGTCTGATATTCAGGTTCGGCACGAGAAAGCTGACAAGCAATTTGTAATCGCCGTCGATGGTGAGGATGCGGGCTTTGCTGGATACACGGAGCGTGATGATCGCCGGAATTTTAGCCATACGGTCATCGATCCACGTTTTCGCGGCCAGGGGCTTTCTCAGCTGCTAATTCAGCAGGCTCTGGAAGCAACCCATGCGGATGGTCTCGGTGCAATCGCAACGTGCTCTGCTGTGGTGGGGTTTGTGCAAAAGAATCCTGAGTTTCGTGACTACCTTGCATAG
- a CDS encoding iron-containing alcohol dehydrogenase family protein — protein sequence MPYSLQLPGYSIGDSAYEEIDAIVSTYGSSVVVIGGKTALEKSRPRLEAALAHSGIEVVDWIVYGHNCTYERVDALCDIPTVQQADMIFGVGGGRAVDTVKVVANRLGKPLFAFPTLGSNCAAATNLSVVYKDDDSLAGYDFQRGPCHHVFIDTTVIAQSPAELLWAGIADGMSKECEVKLQSRGRNLSHAPLMGRNVCSAVTPALMDFGLQALEDCRAGRSSQAIEEVALAIIMTCGYVSNMTVDPGQAYYYNSSLAHAFYNSSTAFPECVGKHLHGEIVSYGVLALLQYDGDLETKRRYVEFYKQMGFPLTLADLDLQESDIPELVSHAPATTEWKTGDFDLERFAQAIIDAQVFA from the coding sequence ATGCCTTACTCTTTGCAATTACCGGGATACAGCATTGGCGATAGTGCTTATGAAGAGATTGACGCAATTGTGTCGACCTATGGCTCTTCGGTGGTCGTGATTGGTGGCAAGACTGCTCTAGAAAAGTCGCGCCCGCGTCTCGAGGCTGCATTGGCTCATAGCGGAATTGAAGTCGTGGACTGGATTGTTTATGGACATAACTGCACCTACGAGCGTGTCGACGCCCTGTGCGATATTCCTACAGTGCAGCAAGCCGACATGATCTTTGGCGTCGGCGGCGGTCGTGCCGTCGATACGGTAAAGGTGGTTGCGAACCGTCTGGGCAAGCCATTATTTGCATTCCCTACGTTGGGTTCGAACTGTGCCGCGGCAACGAATTTGTCTGTGGTGTACAAGGATGATGATTCCCTTGCTGGCTATGACTTCCAGCGCGGGCCGTGCCACCACGTGTTTATTGATACGACGGTGATCGCACAGTCCCCAGCAGAACTGTTGTGGGCTGGAATTGCAGATGGCATGTCTAAGGAGTGCGAGGTAAAGCTGCAGTCGCGGGGCCGCAATTTGTCGCATGCGCCTTTGATGGGGCGCAATGTGTGTTCGGCGGTGACGCCTGCACTGATGGATTTTGGTTTGCAGGCGTTGGAGGATTGCCGTGCGGGTAGGTCGTCGCAGGCAATCGAGGAAGTCGCGTTAGCGATCATTATGACCTGTGGTTACGTGTCTAACATGACGGTGGATCCAGGGCAGGCGTATTATTACAATTCTTCGCTTGCGCATGCGTTTTATAACTCGTCGACGGCATTTCCTGAGTGCGTCGGCAAGCATCTGCACGGTGAAATTGTTTCTTATGGCGTGCTAGCGTTGTTGCAATATGACGGCGACTTGGAGACTAAGCGTCGTTATGTTGAGTTTTATAAGCAGATGGGATTCCCGCTGACTCTGGCGGATCTGGACTTACAAGAATCGGATATTCCGGAGCTGGTGTCCCATGCGCCAGCGACCACGGAGTGGAAGACGGGGGATTTTGATCTTGAGCGTTTTGCGCAAGCGATTATCGACGCTCAGGTATTTGCTTAA
- a CDS encoding ABC transporter ATP-binding protein, producing MISASDVVVDRCGRLVVHGVTLRVGAGEIVGIVGPNGCGKSTLLQAIHGALELAGGKVIVDGNDIHQLRVKDIAKQIAVVAQERDQAFPLTVRDAVGLGALAYRRLLDFNTDANEAIVSKALEQASLTSLQHRLITELSGGERQRALIARAIVQQADHLLLDEPTNHLDLAHQFELMELVRDLRCATIVVLHDLNLAARYCDRVVVLGSDGHVVAAGEPADAFTSEMITDVFGVAVERVVVGGRMHLVFDSLTIL from the coding sequence GTGATAAGTGCGAGTGATGTTGTAGTAGATCGTTGTGGTCGTTTGGTTGTCCATGGTGTGACTTTGCGTGTGGGCGCTGGCGAGATTGTCGGCATCGTTGGCCCAAATGGTTGTGGAAAATCCACTTTGTTGCAAGCGATTCATGGAGCCCTGGAACTAGCTGGGGGCAAAGTTATCGTCGATGGCAATGACATACATCAGCTGCGGGTTAAGGATATTGCTAAGCAGATAGCTGTGGTTGCGCAGGAGCGCGATCAAGCATTCCCTCTAACGGTACGCGACGCTGTTGGGTTAGGTGCTCTTGCGTATCGACGACTACTCGATTTTAATACAGATGCAAACGAAGCAATTGTGAGTAAAGCTCTTGAGCAGGCCTCGTTGACATCACTACAACATCGTCTTATCACGGAACTTTCAGGTGGTGAGCGTCAACGTGCACTTATAGCTCGCGCCATAGTTCAGCAAGCGGATCATTTATTACTAGACGAGCCCACTAATCACTTGGACTTAGCGCATCAGTTTGAGTTGATGGAATTAGTGCGGGATTTACGTTGTGCAACGATTGTCGTGCTTCACGACTTGAATCTTGCAGCACGTTACTGTGATCGTGTGGTGGTGCTGGGTTCCGATGGGCATGTGGTGGCTGCCGGAGAGCCTGCCGATGCATTTACGTCAGAAATGATTACGGATGTATTTGGGGTGGCTGTGGAGCGCGTGGTTGTAGGAGGACGGATGCATCTAGTTTTCGATTCTTTGACTATCTTATAA
- a CDS encoding ABC transporter substrate-binding protein, with translation MTLSWKPLAAVTCVAVLSCGLTACGESAVDKANKSEHNMGESKQNQQISIKSCGETLTFDKAPENVLMLSEMNVSILHELGVLDRVKHRAGEKRVNKLDADLEAAIANIPSVKAGDTGTGGAKMSTESIVDLHPDLVIGYDTGADRQALKDAGIPLYSPDALCPDIELTPASWDKVTDEVDKMGSLFQVEGKAKELKEKIAKKTPQVSASTANGVVLYITPGSDVFYTYGNTSMVQPILEANGLKNPYSDNKERVFDVSMEDLLDKNPEWIVLLSETGDDKAAMETFLGFNGARSLKAVQEHKVVHMPFILTDPPSTLSVEGAVYLQNQMKNAGM, from the coding sequence ATGACGTTGTCATGGAAGCCGCTGGCAGCAGTAACGTGTGTTGCTGTTTTATCGTGTGGTTTGACTGCGTGTGGTGAAAGTGCTGTTGATAAGGCTAACAAGTCTGAGCACAACATGGGGGAATCTAAGCAGAATCAGCAGATCAGCATTAAAAGTTGCGGTGAAACTCTGACCTTTGACAAAGCCCCAGAAAACGTACTCATGCTCAGCGAGATGAACGTTTCGATTCTGCATGAGTTAGGCGTTCTGGACCGAGTAAAGCACCGTGCTGGAGAGAAGCGTGTGAATAAGCTGGATGCAGATTTGGAAGCCGCCATCGCCAATATTCCTTCTGTTAAGGCAGGCGATACAGGTACTGGTGGCGCAAAGATGTCCACTGAGTCCATTGTTGATCTACATCCTGATTTGGTTATCGGCTATGACACCGGTGCGGATCGCCAGGCGCTCAAAGATGCAGGTATCCCTCTGTACTCTCCAGACGCTTTGTGTCCAGATATTGAGTTAACTCCTGCAAGCTGGGACAAGGTGACTGATGAGGTCGATAAGATGGGATCACTTTTCCAGGTGGAGGGCAAAGCCAAAGAACTAAAGGAAAAGATCGCCAAGAAGACACCGCAGGTTTCTGCTTCCACAGCTAATGGTGTGGTGCTATATATCACTCCTGGCTCAGATGTGTTCTATACCTATGGCAATACCTCTATGGTTCAACCAATTCTTGAGGCCAATGGTTTGAAGAACCCCTATTCTGATAACAAAGAACGGGTTTTCGATGTCTCCATGGAGGATTTGCTTGACAAGAATCCTGAGTGGATTGTGCTGTTAAGTGAGACTGGTGATGACAAAGCTGCTATGGAGACTTTCCTCGGTTTTAATGGGGCTCGTAGCTTGAAAGCTGTGCAGGAGCATAAGGTGGTTCATATGCCTTTCATTCTCACTGATCCACCGAGCACGCTCTCGGTTGAAGGAGCTGTATATCTGCAAAATCAGATGAAAAACGCGGGAATGTAA
- a CDS encoding FecCD family ABC transporter permease, with protein MTRTRLTIGILCIFLVLTPAATVSLGPAAVPFFQVYAVIASHIPSVPVTITWDHATDAIVWQTRLPRIVLGLAVGATLGVSGVAFQALIRNSLAEPYVLGVSSGAGAGAALALISFGVSSAFGVGAFAFVGAALATTAVVIIAGGGAHPLKLILSGLAVGFGAQSLTNLVIFSSGSPETNQAVMFWMLGSLSRARWSTIGIVCVAAVIVMLVLSLYGPILDALASGDSTARSVGVHPVRTRAFLLLGVSAAVAITVSAAGGIGFVGLIIPHVMRQLVGYSHRVLVVASGLASAVFLVWADAFARIVFSPQELPIGVITGLIGAPCLALIVRNQKNQM; from the coding sequence GTGACTCGAACTCGCTTAACAATCGGGATCCTGTGTATTTTCCTTGTTCTAACCCCCGCGGCAACCGTTTCGCTTGGTCCAGCCGCAGTGCCGTTTTTTCAAGTTTATGCAGTAATTGCTAGTCACATTCCAAGTGTCCCAGTTACCATAACGTGGGATCATGCTACTGATGCCATTGTTTGGCAGACTCGGTTGCCGCGTATCGTTTTAGGGTTAGCAGTAGGTGCCACTCTTGGTGTTTCGGGTGTTGCTTTCCAAGCCTTGATCCGTAATTCGTTGGCTGAACCCTATGTGCTAGGTGTGAGCTCAGGCGCTGGCGCAGGCGCAGCATTAGCACTCATTTCTTTTGGCGTAAGCAGTGCTTTCGGGGTAGGAGCGTTTGCTTTTGTTGGTGCTGCCCTGGCCACCACTGCAGTCGTTATTATCGCTGGCGGGGGAGCCCATCCCCTTAAGCTTATTTTGTCTGGTTTGGCTGTAGGGTTTGGTGCTCAATCGTTGACAAATCTAGTGATCTTTTCTTCGGGCTCACCTGAAACGAATCAGGCTGTCATGTTTTGGATGCTGGGCTCTTTGAGCAGAGCACGCTGGTCTACAATCGGCATCGTATGCGTGGCTGCCGTCATAGTTATGCTTGTGTTAAGCCTTTATGGGCCTATTCTTGACGCCCTTGCTAGCGGTGACTCCACTGCGCGATCGGTAGGTGTACATCCAGTGCGTACCCGTGCGTTTTTACTGCTTGGCGTTAGTGCTGCTGTCGCTATTACGGTGAGCGCTGCGGGAGGAATCGGCTTCGTAGGTCTTATCATTCCGCATGTGATGCGACAGTTGGTCGGGTATTCCCACCGTGTGCTTGTGGTTGCATCAGGGCTTGCATCGGCTGTTTTTCTCGTGTGGGCAGATGCCTTTGCACGGATTGTTTTTAGTCCTCAAGAGCTACCTATCGGCGTGATCACGGGGCTTATTGGCGCTCCGTGTCTGGCCTTGATAGTGAGAAATCAAAAGAATCAAATGTAA
- a CDS encoding DEAD/DEAH box helicase, which produces MATRLNISFDSDLLESISSEFDLRAPNKEALRQLVFTLDGDYEPSIMQVLNLATGVGKTYLMAAFVEYLRRQGVGNVVIVTPGKTVQVKTVQNFTPGSPRYITGSVVPPEVVTPQDYSAWVARQNGAAQLSFGREVPILAFIFNIQQLIAPKSTEGDTHGNTQDAMRRKPRRFDENAGVLFDYLKSLDDLVVIADESHLYGSSAIAFNAALKELDPAATIGLTASVDKKSDHVIYQYPLFRAIQDKYVKAPVLAFRKTGYGTDEASEEQQLRDALQLRSIKQAYYDSFAASENRKHVNAVVFVVCSDVDHATQVTELLRSPEYLGSDDAVLQVDSKHEDERTQRRLNELDRPNSPVLAVVSVNKLKEGWDVKNIAVVVTLRAMASEVLTQQTMGRGLRLPFGRYTGVWQIDQLDIIAHQSFTELLNAENVLQQFGLEEAVADLDKAQVEAAILKAAETATSPRMGTSLTDTGVMQTGDVAPHEAGVWPIGDSVNGDDLQAGIVPVGGENFTRTPSVGVREITNSAPEGGTGWELISIERNPAFADVTYQFPVTTMTVQQPSIDLSEIGDDTINQAARRVTSAGDVLLRKEIIAMLGKKLRAEDRESAEVDSVHVDDDDAKNALVKLVLNMPLVPKTEQTARYVATFLVPKFMQSVMFSGWTVKSLDSARTELLKLIQNYTVETLRSTREVPSIHPKPMPSNGYTLPLGQKVHDQIETREQFVRGQVYGGWFKSLFAEESFDSFTGEYQLARLLNTSPGIVWWHRLHPQDQAFVFYNAKDRYFPDFVAMDVNGVHWIIEGKSERGRDDAQVQAKRKAAEALVRRLVAEDAYADQLWGYLIAYEQDTARADSWEDLKAFASPVNNAL; this is translated from the coding sequence ATGGCAACCCGGCTCAACATCAGTTTTGACTCCGATTTGCTCGAGTCGATCAGTTCCGAGTTTGATTTGCGTGCCCCGAACAAGGAAGCGCTGCGTCAGCTGGTCTTTACACTTGACGGGGATTATGAACCGTCGATAATGCAAGTGCTTAATCTAGCAACGGGCGTGGGCAAGACCTATTTGATGGCTGCTTTCGTGGAGTACCTTCGCCGCCAAGGCGTAGGCAACGTTGTGATAGTGACTCCGGGTAAAACGGTTCAGGTCAAAACAGTCCAGAACTTTACGCCTGGCTCGCCTCGCTACATCACCGGTTCTGTTGTGCCGCCGGAGGTTGTTACCCCACAGGATTATTCGGCATGGGTAGCTAGACAAAATGGTGCTGCTCAGCTGTCTTTTGGTCGTGAAGTGCCAATATTGGCGTTTATCTTCAACATTCAGCAGCTCATCGCGCCGAAGTCCACTGAAGGTGACACGCATGGTAATACGCAAGACGCAATGCGTCGTAAGCCCCGCCGTTTCGACGAGAACGCAGGTGTGCTCTTCGACTACCTGAAGAGCCTCGATGATCTGGTTGTGATCGCCGATGAGTCACACCTTTACGGGTCCAGTGCAATCGCGTTTAACGCAGCGCTCAAGGAGCTAGATCCGGCGGCAACGATTGGGCTAACCGCTTCGGTTGATAAGAAGTCCGATCATGTCATTTACCAATACCCGCTCTTCCGTGCCATTCAGGATAAGTATGTTAAAGCCCCAGTGCTAGCTTTCCGTAAGACGGGTTATGGCACCGATGAAGCATCTGAGGAACAGCAGTTGCGGGATGCTTTACAGTTGCGGTCAATCAAGCAGGCCTATTATGACTCCTTTGCTGCCAGCGAGAACCGAAAGCATGTGAACGCGGTAGTTTTTGTGGTCTGCTCAGATGTGGACCATGCCACCCAAGTGACTGAGTTACTTCGTAGTCCGGAATATTTGGGTAGCGACGATGCTGTGTTGCAGGTTGACTCGAAGCATGAGGATGAACGTACTCAACGTCGGCTGAATGAGCTTGATCGTCCGAATTCCCCTGTGCTTGCTGTAGTGAGTGTGAACAAACTTAAAGAGGGGTGGGATGTTAAGAACATCGCGGTCGTGGTGACATTGAGAGCGATGGCTTCAGAAGTGCTCACCCAACAGACGATGGGGCGAGGGTTGCGATTGCCGTTTGGACGTTACACGGGCGTGTGGCAGATTGACCAGCTTGACATCATTGCCCACCAGTCCTTTACTGAGCTGCTGAACGCGGAGAATGTTCTCCAACAGTTTGGTTTGGAAGAAGCTGTCGCCGATCTTGACAAGGCACAAGTCGAAGCGGCGATTCTCAAGGCCGCCGAAACTGCTACCTCTCCAAGAATGGGTACCTCTTTGACAGACACCGGTGTCATGCAAACAGGCGACGTGGCTCCTCACGAAGCCGGTGTATGGCCTATCGGAGATAGCGTCAACGGTGATGATTTACAGGCAGGAATAGTGCCCGTCGGCGGAGAAAACTTTACCAGAACGCCAAGTGTGGGAGTACGTGAAATAACCAATTCCGCTCCGGAAGGTGGCACGGGATGGGAGCTAATCTCGATTGAACGAAATCCGGCGTTCGCAGATGTCACGTATCAGTTCCCGGTGACGACGATGACCGTGCAGCAGCCATCTATTGACCTCTCGGAGATCGGTGACGACACTATTAACCAGGCCGCCCGCCGAGTGACCTCAGCTGGCGATGTGTTGCTTCGCAAAGAGATTATTGCGATGTTAGGAAAGAAACTACGCGCGGAGGATCGTGAGAGTGCCGAGGTAGATTCCGTCCATGTCGACGATGATGATGCAAAGAATGCACTAGTTAAACTGGTGCTGAATATGCCGTTGGTGCCTAAAACGGAGCAGACGGCTCGTTATGTAGCCACATTCCTCGTACCGAAGTTTATGCAATCGGTGATGTTTAGTGGTTGGACGGTGAAGTCTTTGGATTCGGCGCGCACTGAGCTCCTCAAACTCATCCAGAATTATACCGTTGAGACGTTGCGTTCCACCCGCGAGGTGCCGAGCATTCACCCGAAGCCGATGCCTAGTAATGGTTATACGTTGCCGCTGGGGCAGAAGGTGCATGATCAGATTGAGACACGTGAGCAGTTCGTACGTGGCCAGGTGTATGGGGGCTGGTTCAAGTCGTTGTTCGCTGAGGAATCTTTTGACTCCTTCACCGGCGAGTACCAGCTGGCGCGCTTACTGAACACTTCGCCGGGGATTGTGTGGTGGCATCGGCTGCATCCACAAGACCAAGCGTTTGTGTTTTACAATGCTAAGGATCGCTACTTTCCAGACTTTGTCGCTATGGATGTTAACGGAGTGCACTGGATCATCGAAGGGAAATCGGAGCGCGGCCGCGACGACGCTCAGGTACAGGCCAAACGCAAAGCAGCCGAAGCGCTGGTGCGCCGCCTAGTAGCTGAGGATGCCTACGCCGATCAGCTTTGGGGCTATTTGATAGCCTACGAGCAAGACACAGCCCGTGCTGACTCTTGGGAAGACTTGAAAGCCTTCGCTAGCCCAGTCAACAATGCCCTGTAG